In the Takifugu flavidus isolate HTHZ2018 chromosome 11, ASM371156v2, whole genome shotgun sequence genome, one interval contains:
- the LOC130533662 gene encoding BLOC-2 complex member HPS6 translates to MARLFLEKISDFGDYTGGQELTEFFQVTSDDLKDTLSCVRLSPEGRHVHVIQSKPKVGLVTFDKCERPLLLQNQKKLDLVSKRTVPVVDVLYLGDDGGGRDAPAVAVVYEDGKAEFWKHLPCKNGWHLLQTSDLCISPRARIVSVCASSNLLVWCEERPPSESSPALSSSRNNLRYCVCRRDFEVDDGTVTLRGVKIILHNNPKFTVVSSGECVHFLPDIRARTLWSVSGFFLTWSPHRDSFAVGTLCKNTPLKRLPANDSDFQKLVMDCLGFLSTLKLPEIYNYAPSCHGGLLLLFNTGCVSLLQKDGTFRRLCTVADNRLMTRGTHTSLCLYEETLALIIGQNLHLIDVRCGRELEKIPMKREGLLYMNQAKRCTPHLLFKNGLFNVVKKDCTSKMKHSGSEHFQPGALLVEAVFEEACKYYQQRSLSSTQLTVDMLKKGGMFQAPITLASILRNYLSTVAKHKRTELSQDRDVELTTGQAKLMSSLEAELEALVSLEEVKSSLVKGSVKEVEALCESLVEKEVARLLSSPGLDKEALLYLNHIFSMFPCQVWKATQATLQLHYNGEGSLSSRAPPDVWKTILGPAVTPSTTTSVPVSNGRPEHARRNKSETVANGAAKATTAPPPAVLPVFELLCRSVFHFQPGWLPGFLELAQQQQGSAGLGLSLASSAWSFPRGRGGDAGDGNVPLYKRALCVVSGLTRDREQQQELEVELLLVSGRPNAVLQALRILMAKQQWERVIQVAQEFCTKSPLLNKEIFTTLLCEVTQHRDLDPYLDLLWALCPDDLTVTTILNLVLNNLSSPNSSPSSLPSSSVCFLSTSSSRPAPFVDPQSSQLTVGLLKPLLRKVLQREAKPSQHYADILQSPSFPPPAPPRQPTEPPRTVADPNTEALPSTNGVSSEQQSAAHT, encoded by the coding sequence ATGGCGCGGCTGTTTTTGGAGAAAATATCAGATTTCGGAGATTATACTGGCGGCCAGGAGCTAACGGAGTTTTTCCAAGTGACCAGTGACGATCTAAAGGACACGCTGTCATGTGTCCGCCTGAGTCCAGAAGGACGTCACGTCCACGTTATCCAGAGCAAGCCCAAGGTCGGTCTTGTGACTTTTGACAAGTGTGAAAGACCTCTGCTTCTCCAGAACCAGAAGAAGTTGGATTTAGTTTCGAAACGAACTGTGCCTGTGGTGGATGTCTTGTATCTGGGCGACGATGGCGGCGGCCGGGACGCACCGGCGGTGGCGGTGGTGTATGAGGATGGGAAGGCTGAATTTTGGAAGCACCTTCCGTGTAAAAACGGCTGGCATCTCCTGCAAACGTCAGACCTGTGCATCAGTCCTCGAGCCAGAATAGTGTCTGTCTGTGCCTCGTCTAATCTCCTGGTTTGGTGCGAGGAGAGGCCACCCTCCGAGAGCTCCCCTGCCCTCAGCTCCTCGAGGAACAACCTGAGATATTGCGTTTGCAGGCGCGACTTTGAGGTGGACGATGGGACTGTCACCCTCAGGGGAGTGAAAATCATCCTGCACAACAACCCCAAATTCACCGTGGTCAGCTCGGGAGAATGCGTGCATTTTCTCCCTGACATTCGAGCGAGGACCCTCTGGAGCGTCTCCGGGTTTTTTCTCACTTGGTCCCCTCACCGTGACTCCTTTGCTGTCGGCACCCTCTGTAAGAACACCCCCCTAAAAAGGCTTCCGGCCAATGACTCCGATTTTCAGAAACTGGTGATGGACTGTTTGGGCTTTTTGTCCACCCTCAAACTGCCTGAGATCTACAACTACGCACCGTCGTGCCACGgaggtctgctgctgctcttcaacaCGGGCTGCGTGTCTCTTCTGCAGAAAGATGGGACATTTCGGCGGTTGTGCACAGTGGCGGACAACAGGTTGATGACGCGCGGTACGCACACCAGCCTCTGCTTGTACGAGGAAACCCTGGCGCTAATAATAGGGCAGAACCTGCATCTAATCGACGTGAGATGTGGCAGAGAGCTGGAAAAGATCCCGATGAAGAGAGAGGGGCTGTTATACATGAACCAGGCCAAAAGATGCACACCTCACCTACTCTTCAAAAATGGGCTTTTTAATGTCGTGAAGAAAGATTGCACTTCTAAAATGAAGCATTCTGGTTCGGAACATTTCCAACCCGGAGCTCTCTTGGTCGAGGCCGTATTCGAGGAAGCCTGTAAGTACTATCAGCAGAGGAGCTTGAGCAGCACGCAGCTGACGGTGGACATGCTAAAGAAAGGAGGCATGTTCCAGGCGCCCATCACTTTAGCCTCCATCCTCAGGAACTATCTCAGCACGGTGGCGAAGCACAAAAGGACCGAGCTCTCTCAGGACAGAGACGTCGAGCTGACAACGGGACAGGCCAAGCTGATGAGCTCTttggaggctgagctggaggccctggtctccctggaggaggtgaagagcagTTTAGTGAAGGGTAGcgtgaaggaggtggaggcgcTGTGTGAGAGCCTGGTTGAGAAGGAGGTCGCCAGGCTGCTGTCGTCTCCAGGGCTGGATAAAGAGGCTCTGCTTTACCTCAATCACATCTTCAGTATGTTTCCATGCCAGGTGTGGAAGGCTACGCAGGCTACCCTTCAGCTACACTACAATGGGGAGGGGTCTCTGAGCAGCAGGGCTCCTCCAGATGTTTGGAAAACTATTCTCGGTCCGGCTGTGACCCCCAGCACGACGACTTCTGTCCCCGTCTCTAACGGGAGGCCCGAACACGCTCGTCGAAATAAAAGTGAGACGGTCGCCAACGGTGCAGCCAAAGCTACGaccgctcctcctcccgccgTCCTGCCTGTGTTTGAGCTCCTCTGCCGCTCGGTTTTCCACTTCCAGCCCGGTTGGTTGCCCGGGTTTCTGGAGctggcccagcagcagcagggctccGCCGGCCTGGGTCTGAGCCTGGCCTCCTCCGCCTGGAGCTTCCCCCGCGGGCGCGGCGGCGACGCCGGAGACGGCAACGTGCCGCTTTACAAACGGGCCCTGTGCGTGGTGTCCGGCCTGACCCgggacagagagcagcagcaggagctggaggtggagctgctgctggtcagcGGCCGCCCCAACGCCGTCCTGCAGGCGTTGAGGATCCTCATGGCCAAGCAGCAGTGGGAGAGGGTGATCCAGGTGGCCCAGGAGTTCTGCACCAAGAGTCCCCTGCTCAACAAAGAGATTTTCACCACTCTGCTGTGTGAAGTGACCCAGCACAGGGACCTGGACCCCTACCTGGACCTGCTGTGGGCGCTGTGCCCCGATGACCTCACTGTCACCACTATCCTGAACTTAGTTCTGAACAACCTCAGCTCCCCTAATAGctccccgtcctccctcccctcctcttcggTCTGCTTCCTGTCCACCTCGTCTTCGCGCCCCGCTCCTTTTGTGGACCCCCAGAGTAGCCAGCTGACCGTCGGGCTGTTGAAGCCCCTGCTGAGGAAAgtcctgcagagggaggctaAGCCTAGCCAGCACTACGCCGACATCCTGCAGTCCCCTTCATTCCCACCCCCCGCGCCTCCCCGCCAGCCCACGGAGCCGCCCAGGACCGTCGCAGACCCCAACACGGAGGCGCTCCCGAGCACCAACGGCGTCTCCTCTGAACAACAGTCGGCGGCCCACACCTGA